The Streptomyces sp. DH-12 genome has a window encoding:
- the paaC gene encoding 1,2-phenylacetyl-CoA epoxidase subunit PaaC, with the protein MTTTPPADTVPTAAALALGDDALVLSHRLGEWAGHAPVLEEEVALANIALDLLGQARLLLSMAGDEDELAFLREERAFRNLQLVEQPNGDFAHTIARQLYFSVYQHLLHGRLASGEGPFAPLAGKAVKEAAYHRDHAEQWTLRLGDGTDESHARMQRAVDVLWRYTGEMFQPVEGIDDVDWSALERTWLEVIEDVLRRATLTVPKGPRSGAWRAGAGRQGLHTEPFGRMLAEMQHLHRSHPGATW; encoded by the coding sequence GTGACGACGACACCCCCCGCGGACACCGTTCCCACGGCCGCCGCGCTCGCCCTCGGCGACGACGCCCTGGTGCTCTCCCACCGCCTCGGCGAGTGGGCCGGGCACGCCCCCGTGCTGGAGGAGGAGGTCGCCCTCGCCAACATCGCGCTCGACCTGCTCGGCCAGGCCCGGCTGCTGCTGTCGATGGCCGGTGACGAGGACGAGCTGGCCTTCCTCCGCGAGGAGCGCGCCTTCCGCAACCTCCAGCTGGTGGAGCAGCCCAATGGCGACTTCGCCCACACCATCGCCCGCCAGCTCTACTTCTCCGTGTACCAGCACCTCCTGCACGGCCGGCTGGCCTCCGGCGAGGGCCCGTTCGCCCCGCTGGCCGGCAAGGCCGTCAAGGAGGCCGCCTACCACCGCGACCACGCCGAGCAGTGGACCCTGCGCCTCGGCGACGGCACGGACGAGAGCCACGCGCGGATGCAGCGGGCCGTGGACGTGCTGTGGCGCTACACCGGCGAGATGTTCCAGCCCGTCGAGGGGATCGACGACGTCGACTGGAGCGCTCTGGAGCGCACCTGGCTGGAAGTGATCGAGGACGTGCTGCGACGCGCCACGCTCACGGTGCCGAAGGGGCCGCGCTCGGGGGCCTGGAGGGCCGGCGCGGGCCGCCAGGGCCTGCACACCGAACCCTTCGGCCGGATGCTCGCCGAGATGCAGCACCTGCACCGCAGCCACCCGGGGGCGACATGGTGA
- a CDS encoding DUF5819 family protein: protein MDAQDKGSDARHGPAEPGTPGPRAPLPGPAAPADEPDEPVVPRPEASPDSEERAARAQGGAQPLSGDSGEPRTGVAGEEQPGAQPLSGDFGDPRTGVAALSLRYRIGVALTLAVVAVVVCVHLGMTFLHVAPPNTVSRKHSETIADWIYPEFEQNWKLFAPNPLQQNVSVQVRAEIRTPDGASRTTGWYDLSAQDGRDIDGNPAPSHTQQNELRRAWDFYVSTHDDDNRPVGLRGALSETYLRRIMVMRLDRADAAGADGEVARVQVRSRTTDVPPPSWSEEKVSGETVYRVLPWWSLPEDETRGGIG from the coding sequence ATGGACGCGCAGGACAAGGGCTCGGACGCCCGGCACGGGCCCGCGGAGCCGGGCACGCCGGGGCCGCGCGCCCCGCTGCCCGGACCCGCGGCGCCGGCGGACGAACCGGACGAGCCCGTCGTACCGCGGCCGGAGGCGTCACCGGACAGCGAGGAGAGGGCCGCTCGCGCCCAGGGCGGCGCGCAGCCGCTGAGCGGCGACTCCGGCGAACCCCGCACCGGAGTGGCCGGAGAGGAACAGCCCGGCGCGCAGCCGCTGAGCGGCGACTTCGGCGACCCCCGCACCGGAGTCGCCGCCCTCTCCCTGCGCTACCGGATCGGCGTCGCGCTCACCCTCGCGGTCGTCGCCGTCGTGGTGTGCGTGCACCTCGGGATGACGTTCCTGCACGTCGCGCCGCCGAACACGGTGAGCAGGAAGCACAGCGAGACCATCGCCGACTGGATCTACCCGGAGTTCGAGCAGAACTGGAAGCTGTTCGCGCCGAACCCGCTGCAGCAGAACGTGTCCGTGCAGGTCAGGGCAGAGATCCGCACGCCGGACGGCGCCAGCCGCACCACCGGCTGGTACGACCTGTCGGCCCAGGACGGACGCGACATCGACGGCAACCCGGCGCCCAGCCACACCCAGCAGAACGAGCTGCGCCGCGCCTGGGACTTCTACGTCTCCACGCACGACGACGACAACCGCCCGGTGGGTCTGCGCGGGGCGCTGTCCGAGACGTACCTGCGGCGGATCATGGTCATGCGCCTGGACCGGGCGGACGCGGCGGGAGCGGACGGCGAGGTCGCCCGGGTCCAGGTCCGCTCGCGCACCACCGACGTGCCGCCGCCGTCGTGGAGCGAGGAGAAGGTGTCGGGCGAGACCGTGTACCGCGTGCTGCCCTGGTGGTCGCTGCCCGAGGACGAGACCCGGGGAGGCATCGGGTGA
- the paaE gene encoding 1,2-phenylacetyl-CoA epoxidase subunit PaaE: MARFHRLRVAAVDRLTDDSVALTLAVPPRLREEYRHIPGQHLTLRRAADGEEIRRTYSICSPAPDGEAPSTLRVGVRLVEGGAFSTYALKEIGLGDELEVMTPAGRFTLPPAPGLYAAVVGGSGITPVLSIVSTLLAREPEARFCLIRSDRTTASTMFLEEVADLKDRYPDRFQLVTALSREEQQAGLPSGRLDRERLAALLPALLPVDQVDGWFLCGPYGLVEGADRALRGLGVPRSRIHQEIFHVDSGPAAPAASAAPAHSTVTARLDGRGGTWPVQAGESLLSAVLRNRPDAPYACKGGVCGTCRAFLVSGEVRMDRNFALEPEETEAGYVLACQSHPVTEKVELDFDR, encoded by the coding sequence ATGGCCCGCTTCCACCGGCTCCGGGTGGCCGCGGTCGACCGGCTCACCGACGACTCCGTCGCCCTCACCCTCGCCGTCCCCCCACGACTGCGCGAGGAGTACCGCCACATCCCCGGGCAGCACCTCACGCTGCGCCGCGCCGCCGACGGCGAGGAGATCCGCCGCACCTACTCGATCTGCTCCCCCGCCCCCGACGGCGAGGCGCCGAGCACCCTGCGGGTCGGGGTGCGGCTCGTGGAGGGCGGCGCGTTCTCCACGTACGCGCTCAAGGAGATCGGCCTCGGGGACGAGTTGGAGGTCATGACCCCCGCAGGCCGCTTCACGCTCCCCCCGGCCCCCGGTCTGTACGCGGCCGTGGTCGGCGGCAGCGGCATCACGCCGGTGCTGTCGATCGTCTCCACACTCCTGGCCCGCGAGCCGGAGGCACGGTTCTGCCTGATACGCAGCGACCGGACGACCGCCTCGACGATGTTCCTGGAGGAGGTCGCCGACCTGAAGGACCGTTACCCCGACCGGTTCCAGCTGGTGACGGCGCTCTCCCGGGAGGAGCAGCAGGCGGGACTGCCGTCCGGGCGGCTGGACCGGGAGCGGCTGGCCGCGCTGCTCCCGGCGCTGCTTCCGGTGGACCAGGTGGACGGCTGGTTCCTGTGCGGGCCGTACGGACTGGTGGAGGGCGCCGACCGGGCGCTGCGCGGGCTGGGCGTCCCCCGCTCCCGCATCCACCAGGAGATCTTCCACGTGGACTCCGGACCGGCCGCCCCCGCCGCCTCGGCCGCCCCCGCGCACAGCACGGTCACGGCACGGCTCGACGGACGCGGCGGCACCTGGCCCGTCCAGGCCGGCGAGTCCCTGCTGAGCGCGGTGCTGCGCAACCGGCCCGACGCGCCCTACGCCTGCAAGGGCGGTGTGTGCGGCACCTGCCGGGCGTTCCTGGTCTCCGGCGAGGTGCGCATGGACCGCAACTTCGCCCTGGAGCCGGAGGAGACGGAGGCGGGGTACGTCCTGGCCTGCCAGTCGCACCCGGTGACGGAGAAGGTGGAGCTGGACTTCGACCGCTGA
- the paaA gene encoding 1,2-phenylacetyl-CoA epoxidase subunit PaaA, whose amino-acid sequence MATAAARDTAGGPTAYDAPADPGDAAALQSAFDAAVAADERIEPRDWMPDAYRATLVRQIAQHAHSEIIGMQPEANWITRAPSLRRKAILMAKVQDEAGHGLYLYSAAETLGVSRDELLDKLHAGRQKYSSIFNYPTLTWADVGAIGWLVDGAAITNQVPLCRCSYGPYARAMVRICKEESFHQRQGYELLLALSKGTPEQHAMAQDAVDRWWWPSLMMFGPPDDESQHSAQSMAWKIKRHSNDELRQRFVDICVPQAESLGLTLPDPDLRWNEERGHYDFGAIDWPEFWEVLKGNGPCNEQRLSRRRKAHEEGAWVRDAAAAHAAKHRNDTTGATRA is encoded by the coding sequence ATGGCGACAGCAGCCGCCCGCGATACGGCCGGCGGTCCGACCGCGTACGACGCACCGGCGGACCCCGGTGACGCCGCCGCGCTCCAGAGTGCCTTCGACGCGGCGGTCGCCGCCGACGAGCGGATCGAGCCGCGCGACTGGATGCCGGACGCCTACCGCGCCACGCTCGTCCGGCAGATCGCCCAGCACGCGCACTCCGAGATCATCGGCATGCAGCCGGAGGCCAACTGGATCACGCGCGCGCCCTCCCTGCGCCGCAAGGCCATCCTCATGGCCAAGGTCCAGGACGAGGCCGGGCACGGGCTGTATCTGTACAGCGCCGCCGAGACCCTCGGCGTGAGCCGCGACGAACTGCTGGACAAGCTGCACGCCGGCCGGCAGAAGTACTCCTCGATCTTCAACTACCCGACGCTGACCTGGGCCGACGTCGGCGCCATCGGCTGGCTGGTGGACGGCGCCGCGATCACCAACCAGGTCCCCCTGTGCCGCTGCTCCTACGGCCCGTACGCCCGCGCGATGGTCCGCATCTGCAAGGAGGAGTCCTTCCACCAGCGCCAGGGGTACGAGCTGCTGCTGGCCCTCAGCAAGGGCACGCCGGAGCAGCACGCGATGGCGCAGGACGCGGTGGACCGCTGGTGGTGGCCGTCGCTGATGATGTTCGGCCCGCCCGACGACGAGTCGCAGCACTCCGCGCAGTCGATGGCCTGGAAGATCAAGCGGCACTCCAACGACGAACTGCGCCAGCGCTTCGTCGACATCTGCGTCCCGCAGGCGGAGTCGCTCGGCCTCACCCTCCCCGACCCGGACCTGCGGTGGAACGAGGAGCGCGGGCACTACGACTTCGGCGCCATCGACTGGCCGGAGTTCTGGGAGGTCCTCAAGGGCAACGGCCCGTGCAACGAACAGCGCCTGTCCCGGCGCAGGAAGGCCCACGAGGAAGGCGCCTGGGTCCGGGATGCGGCAGCGGCCCACGCGGCCAAGCACAGGAACGACACGACGGGAGCGACGCGCGCATGA
- the paaB gene encoding 1,2-phenylacetyl-CoA epoxidase subunit PaaB, producing the protein MTHTDWPLWEVFVRSRRGLSHTHAGSLHAPDAELALRNARDLYTRRGEGVSIWVVPSSAVTASSPDEKDPFFEPAADKPYRHPTFYEIPEGVQHL; encoded by the coding sequence ATGACCCACACCGACTGGCCGCTGTGGGAGGTCTTCGTGCGCTCGCGCAGGGGCCTGTCCCACACCCATGCCGGCAGCCTGCACGCCCCGGACGCGGAGCTCGCCCTGCGCAACGCGCGCGATCTGTACACCCGGCGCGGCGAGGGCGTCTCCATCTGGGTCGTGCCGTCCTCCGCCGTCACGGCCTCCTCGCCCGACGAGAAGGACCCCTTCTTCGAGCCGGCCGCCGACAAGCCCTACCGGCATCCCACCTTCTACGAGATCCCCGAGGGGGTGCAGCACCTGTGA
- a CDS encoding rhodanese-like domain-containing protein, which yields MPTVQVGDLKDGDFLLDVREDDEWKAGHAEGALHIPVSEFVARYGELTEAAPQDGRIHVICRSGGRSAQVTMYLAQQGIDAVNVDGGMQVWEAAGRPVVTDDGQPGHVL from the coding sequence GTGCCCACGGTCCAGGTCGGCGACCTCAAGGACGGCGACTTCCTGCTGGACGTCCGTGAGGACGACGAATGGAAGGCCGGCCACGCCGAAGGCGCGCTGCACATCCCCGTCAGCGAGTTCGTCGCCCGCTACGGCGAGCTGACCGAGGCCGCCCCGCAGGACGGCCGGATCCATGTGATCTGCCGCTCCGGCGGACGGTCGGCCCAGGTCACCATGTACCTGGCCCAGCAGGGCATCGACGCCGTGAACGTGGACGGCGGGATGCAGGTGTGGGAGGCCGCGGGGCGTCCCGTCGTCACCGACGACGGGCAGCCGGGTCACGTGCTCTAG
- the paaD gene encoding 1,2-phenylacetyl-CoA epoxidase subunit PaaD, whose protein sequence is MVTTTPLEEQLLELAGSVPDPELPVLTLRELGVVRAVRAHGTDSVEVDLTPTYTGCPAVEVMSLDIERVLREHGVREVTVRTVLAPAWSTDDITDEGRRKLREFGIAPPRTGAVPGPVRVELGPTRTRDSGTAGGPEPVRCPHCDSPETELLSRFSSTACKALRRCLSCREPFDHFKEL, encoded by the coding sequence ATGGTGACCACCACGCCCCTGGAGGAGCAGCTGCTGGAGCTCGCCGGTTCGGTGCCCGACCCCGAGCTGCCCGTGCTGACCCTGCGCGAGCTGGGCGTGGTCCGCGCGGTGCGGGCGCACGGCACGGACAGCGTCGAGGTCGACCTGACCCCGACCTACACCGGCTGCCCGGCCGTCGAGGTGATGAGCCTGGACATAGAGCGCGTGCTGCGCGAGCACGGCGTGCGCGAGGTCACCGTGCGCACGGTCCTCGCCCCCGCCTGGTCGACCGACGACATCACGGACGAAGGCCGCCGCAAGCTGCGGGAGTTCGGCATCGCCCCGCCCCGCACGGGCGCCGTCCCCGGCCCCGTCCGCGTCGAGCTGGGCCCCACACGCACACGCGACAGCGGCACCGCCGGCGGGCCGGAGCCCGTGCGCTGCCCGCACTGCGACTCCCCCGAGACCGAGCTGCTCAGCCGTTTCTCCTCCACCGCGTGCAAGGCGCTGCGCCGCTGTCTGTCCTGCCGCGAACCGTTCGACCACTTCAAGGAGTTGTGA